One Candidatus Gastranaerophilales bacterium genomic window, TTTTTCTTTTACCTGACTTAATACATTAGTGCAAGGAAGGGAAAAATATGCCTGTAATAAACGGTATTAATTCCAATATATATAATAGTTTTATTACTTCCAAAGCTTCTGCGGTGCAAACTGCGGTCGGGCAAGAATCGGTTCAGTCTGCGCCGATTGCATCTGCAGCCGTACATGAAGCTGATTGTTATGAATCGCAGTCGCCGTCTTTACCGACCGGAGCAAAAGTTGCAATTACTGCCGCATTGGCAGCTCTGGCGGGGGTTGGTATTTATGTATGGAGAAGGGGCAAAGGCGGTAAGCCTCCCGTTAAACAAATTCTCGGCGCAAAACCTCCCGTTGTTCAGCCTTCTGATGTGAAGCTCCCCGGTGTAAAACCTGCTGAAGTTCAGGCAGTCGGAGAACAGGCCGCCGAAACCGTACCGGTTTTTAAAGATAAACTTGCTAACAGTGTGAATAAACTGGCGAAAAAATTTGGTATACGCAATGACCATAAAAATATTGGAAATTCCAAAACCCTTATAGTTATGAAGGATAGTTCAAATCAAAAACCTATCGCTCATGTGGGTATTATGGATAAGAACTTCGAATACCTGCTGAAAGGTAAGACCGATGCCAATGGTAATCTTGCAGAATATACAGTGTATAGAGGTCATGAACTTTTGCCCGGACGTGTAAGGTCTTGGCGCTCAACTCCCGATGGCGAAATTTTAACAAAATATGCCGGTGCTCCGGGGAGTGATTCTTTAATTAAAGAAATCAAACTTACATAGTTTTGTTATGGTTATATCCCTGATAAGTTTCTCTTTCTTTAAAGCATTCATCAATTTTGTTTAAAGTTTCAAACTTGCAGTTAAGCCATTTAGGCGCGATTAAATTGCTCTTAAGTCCGTTGCCCCCAAGACGGTGAATAGTTGTGGATTTTGGCAAAAGTTCCATGCAACTGCAAACTATATCTACATATTCGTCTTCACTTAACAGCGTGAATTCGTTGTTGTAATATGCCCGTTTGATTTTAGAATCAGCAAGGACGCAAAGTGCATGAAACTTCACCCCGTCAATACCGATATCTGCTAATGCTCTTACGGTTTTAAGCATTTGGGCTTTGGTTTCATTTGGCAAACCGAGAATTACATGTGCGCAAATTTTTATATCTTTGTTTTGCGTGATTTTAACGGCATCAAAAAAACATTTTGCATCATGCCCTCTGTTTATAAATTTTAGTGTTTCATCGTGGATTGTTTGAAGCCCGTATTCTATCCATACGATATTATTGTCCGTATAGCTTG contains:
- a CDS encoding TIGR01212 family radical SAM protein (This family includes YhcC from E. coli K-12, an uncharacterized radical SAM protein.) codes for the protein MFFNGTDKRYNQFSQYIKNKVGEKLYKLTLNTGMGCPNRDGTIGHGGCIFCDESGSFSRSYGAIALQNQMIEGIEWLQRRFKAKKFLSYLQSYTNTYADISTLKTVYDTVLDHPLVEGISIGTRPDCIDEEKINLIASYTDNNIVWIEYGLQTIHDETLKFINRGHDAKCFFDAVKITQNKDIKICAHVILGLPNETKAQMLKTVRALADIGIDGVKFHALCVLADSKIKRAYYNNEFTLLSEDEYVDIVCSCMELLPKSTTIHRLGGNGLKSNLIAPKWLNCKFETLNKIDECFKERETYQGYNHNKTM